In one Plasmodium falciparum 3D7 genome assembly, chromosome: 14 genomic region, the following are encoded:
- a CDS encoding transcriptional regulatory protein sir2b, with protein sequence MSCMNYASRLSKNEYKGPLGEEEFFEDTEEEKKKVKELIEKIRSSEYIVVHSGAGISTSSGLQDFRGPTGIWTNEHLNELKNKKKRNHDFKDNKRKLKSNDINCKNTSDMCSPSFFHKEKKENTLNIVKRERYYNEDNVDMNACNERVVHPNHVYVNHEDDNNNNNNNNNNDNNLYNNVYNSVGSNDHTNKESILIKKENNSENVRKDIHDKVNTKNVKKIDVKETNNLDPENYVIFGKRKKKVIELHLALPSKTHIMINELINKNIIKFMITQNIDSLHHRCGKHFSKTAEIHGNIFTERCDFCGRRYLRDYLISTISFKPTGSLCFLCSFPPIGVCTDVLLDWNNSYEEFFHLNSIKHSQIADFHFCLGSSFYIVPASSYPSKKKYANANSYSCVINYQKSFLSKEVNLNIHSNVNNISDIIIKEFSLNPLSIRSARITIVRCPINTLDVICDKLISIHNIKMKHKSMRQHSIDYSQMGNKDEKYNNEKYVKRNMTECLYYNKEGECYEKRKYKLMEKKFFPNNQQNEFIPNRINIFEQKFHEHNNNNNNNNNNNNNNNNNNNNNNNNNNNNNNNNNNSSSSIDSSCSINSNYHISKNINPDFSFVENQSNIYENYKEQTFILICPMIINIKTVRLESFHKVYIKLLDDIKGLWFIKTNFSCILEVELWYHSFILLKLDFNKSDPFIQLNAWNVNVAYTYGDDIDDFDYFKNDENIKKPFNLYKNKYISNMRREGHVNNLYTLDNEKVKSNTSNNNNNNNNNNNNNNNNNNNNNNNNNNNNNNNNNNNNNNNNNDNNNNNISDHNIYDDHNNNNNKNHNNYDKDNSNESYYCSEILNEHVHVGYNPNNYEPNCKVYILAYLDNLRTRNINNNVNNNNFSRFNLTQSCKLLYNIYCVLNKDNEQKKNSTIKETYDKLDYFIKNFDFNRDSCLYTNNFINMLIQNERHGNQSRYKFRERRKRLLNDYSSCSSDDDQSGKNIFIFYNLYMNQYKKKEDNEINDIYKKYDVHEKNIYDESKQYVHKVRVRTDLINHKSVYKILKNNYLVNINNMKLMEKKNNSEKLFLINDKDNNSLLSINNKENFNCIPSRQNNVKKNSEYMHEEENNKTNSNENIARLNNNDFIQVMETEKQKKYNSFDKYNSDRSSINDTFDEIKYNKNNDNNNDDNNYDDNKNDDDNNNDDNNNNDDNNNNDDNNNNDDNNNGYIYSPVLFINKKFKLGELVYKIPKYVKPQKIYTPYKKISRNKKYSNTLQKDRYEKWKMLYEELINNENKTYIIDSVLYKEISYLPYWILNYVNDLFECM encoded by the coding sequence atGAGTTGTATGAACTATGCTTCACGTTTgtcaaaaaatgaatataaaggGCCACTAGGTGAAGAAGAATTTTTTGAAGATACTGAAGAAGAGAAAAAGAAAGTTAAGGAACTTATAGAGAAAATTAGAAGTAGTGAATATATAGTTGTTCATTCAGGTGCTGGCATATCAACTAGTTCAGGACTGCAAGATTTTAGAGGTCCTACAGGAATATGGACAAATGAACACCTTAACGaattaaagaataaaaaaaaaagaaatcatGATTTTAAGGATAACAAAAGAAAACTTAAATCTAACGATATAAACTGCAAGAACACTTCAGATATGTGTAGTCCTTCCTTTTTTCATAAGGAAAAGAAAGAGAATACATTAAATATTGTAAAAAGGGAAAGGTAttataatgaagataatgtAGATATGAATGCGTGTAATGAACGTGTTGTACATCCTAACCATGTATATGTTAATCatgaagatgataataataataataataataataataataatgataataactTGTACAATAATGTGTACAATTCTGTAGGATCGAATGATCATACAAATAAAGAAAGTAttcttattaaaaaagaaaataattcaGAAAATGTTAGGAAGGACATACATGATAAggtaaatacaaaaaatgttaaaaaaatagatGTTAAGGAAACAAATAATTTAGATCCCGAAAATTATGTAATTTTtgggaaaaggaaaaaaaaagttatagAACTTCATTTAGCTTTACCATCAAAAACTCATATTATGataaatgaattaataaataaaaatataataaaatttatgatAACTCAAAATATTGATTCTTTGCATCATCGATGTGGGAAACACTTTTCTAAAACTGCAGAAATTCAtggaaatatttttacagAAAGATGTGATTTTTGTGGTAGAAGATATTTAAGAGATTATCTCATATCTACTATTAGTTTTAAACCAACTGGATCTTTATGTTTTTTGTGTTCATTTCCTCCTATTGGAGTATGTACTGATGTTTTATTAGATTGGAATAATTCTTATGAagaattttttcatttaaattcTATAAAGCATTCTCAAATAGCAGATTTTCATTTTTGCTTGGGTTCTAGTTTTTACATAGTCCCGGCTAGCTCTTATCcatctaaaaaaaaatatgctaATGCAAATTCCTACAGTTGTGTTATTAATTATcaaaaatcatttttatcaaaagAAGTTAATTTGAATATACATTcaaatgtgaataatatatcggatataattattaaagaGTTTTCTCTTAATCCTTTGTCAATAAGAAGTGCAAGGATAACAATCGTTAGGTGCCCAATTAATACATTGGATGTAATATGTGATAAATTAATATCAATACacaatattaaaatgaaGCATAAGAGCATGAGACAACATAGTATCGATTATTCTCAAATGGGGAATAaggatgaaaaatataataatgaaaaatatgtaaaaagaaatatgactgaatgtttatattataacaagGAAGGTGAATGTTATGAAAAAAGGAAGTATAAACTAATGGAGAAAAAGTTTTTTCCTAATAATCAACAAAATGAATTTATACCAAATAGAATAAACATATTTGAACAAAAATTTCACGAgcacaacaacaacaacaacaacaataacaacaacaacaacaataacaacaacaacaacaacaacaacaacaacaacaataataataataataataataataataatagtagcaGTAGTATTGATAGTAGTTGTAGTATTAATAGTAATTATCATATatctaaaaatataaatcctgatttttcttttgttgaAAATCAGTCCAATATTTATGAGAACTATAAGGAACAAACATTTATACTTATATGTCccatgataataaatatcaaaACTGTACGTTTAGAAAGTTTTcataaagtatatataaaactattGGATGACATTAAAGGTTTATGGTtcataaaaacaaatttttCTTGTATTTTAGAAGTAGAATTATGGTAtcattcttttattttattaaaattagatTTTAATAAAAGTGATCCTTTTATTCAGTTGAATGCGTGGAATGTAAATGTAGCATATACATATGGTGATGACATAGACGATTTCGATTATTTCAAAAATGATGAGAACATTAAGAAaccatttaatttatataaaaataaatatatttctaatatGAGAAGAGAAGGGCATGTTAATAATTTGTATACATTGGATAATGAAAAGGTAAAAAGTAATACCagtaataacaataataataacaataataataataataataataataataataataataataataataataataataataataataataataataataataataataataataataataacaataatgataataataataataatattagcgATCATAACATTTAtgatgatcataataataataataataaaaatcataataattatgataaagaCAATTCAAATGAATCATATTACTGTTctgaaatattaaatgaacaTGTACATGTAGGTTATAACCCTAATAATTATGAACCCAATTgtaaagtatatattttagcATATTTGGATAATTTAAGAACaaggaatataaataataatgttaataataataattttagtCGCTTTAATTTAACACAATCATGCAAATTGTTATACAACATATATTGTGTGcttaataaagataatgaacaaaagaaaaacagTACTATAAAAGAAACATATGATAAACtggattattttataaaaaacttTGATTTCAATAGAGATAGTTgcttatatacaaataattttataaatatgctTATACAAAATGAACGTCATGGTAATCAAAGTCGCTATAAATTTAGAGAAAGAAGAAAGAGACTTTTAAATGATTACAGTTCATGTTCTTCTGATGATGATCAGAgtggaaaaaatattttcattttttataatttatatatgaatcaatataagaaaaaggaagataatgaaataaatgatatatataaaaaatatgatgttcatgagaaaaatatatatgatgaatcAAAACAATATGTGCATAAAGTTAGAGTGAGAACTGATCTAATTAATCATAAATCTgtttacaaaatattaaagaataaCTATTTGGtgaatattaacaatatgaaactaatggaaaaaaaaaataattcagaAAAGTTGTTCTTGATAAATGACAAGGATAATAATAGTCTCCTTTCTATTAacaataaagaaaattttaattgTATACCCTCTCGTCAAAACAATGTAAAGAAAAATAGTGAATACATGCATgaggaagaaaataataaaacgaaTTCTAACGAAAATATAGCACGattgaataataatgatttcaTACAGGTTATGGAAACTGAAAAGCAAAAGAAGTACAATTcttttgataaatataatagtgATAGATCTTCAATAAATGATACAtttgatgaaataaaatataataaaaataatgataataataatgatgataataattatgatgataataaaaatgatgatgataataataatgatgataataataataatgatgataataataataatgatgataataataataatgatgataataataatggatatatatattctccagttcttttcataaataaaaaatttaaactCGGAGAATTGGTATATAAAATACCAAAATATGTAAAGCcacaaaaaatttatactccttataaaaaaatttcaagaaataaaaaatattctaatACACTTCAAAAGGATAGATATGAAAAATGGAAAATGTTATATGAAGAATTgattaataatgaaaataaaacatatataatagattCAGTTCTCTATAAAGAAATAAGTTATTTACCTTATTGGATCCTAAATTATGTAAATGATTTATTTGAATgtatgtaa